CCAGGATGGAAGATTGAGTGTGTAGGCGATGATATTGCTTGGATGAAGTTTGATGAACAAGGTAATTTTAAATTATTATGAACTACTTATTAGAGCACCGTATAGTTAAAGAatacggctctgttcacacttgcattgtggtttccatttataatggaaaCCAGGATGCAAACCAACTGCTGGTAATGGACCCtgttgacttacaatggggtctgcgggggtgtctgtcgttttgacgggaaaAACATTGTCATGGAGCCTCTGTTAGCAATTTAAACCGAACCCAACCCATAGGCTGAGTGTTCACATCCAAACTAAGTTTTAATGGGAAAGGACCAGATATACAATTTTGAGAaatatcttttatttttctaggcaaTCTCAGGGCAATCAATCCTGAAAATGGATTTTTTGGCGTGGCCCCTGGAACATCTGTGAGGACCAACCCTAATGCCATGGAAACCATTTCAAAGAACACGATATTCACTAACGTGGCAGAGACAAGTGATGGTGGTGTCTACTGGGAAGGTATGGATGAGCCTCTGGCACCAGGAATATTGACCTCGTGGAAGAACAAGGAATGGACACCAGAAGATGGTAAGACCAGAACCTTTAAACGATAGTTTATTCAAAAGTATGTCCAAAAGATTTTATGACCATAGCCAATAAAAAATTTTAACAAAACTTTCCATAAAAGATAACTTTACCTCAGAAGTTCAGAACATATACCGTTCAACCTCTGTGCCAAAACAGCCCAACCAATAGTCCTCTTCATTTTTTCAGGTGAGCCAGCTGCCCACCCCAACTCCCGATTCTGCACTCCAGCTAGCCAATGTCCAATCATTGATCCTGAGTGGGAGTCTTCTGAAGGGGTACCTATTGAAGGAATCATTTTTGGTGGACGTAGACCTGCAGGTAAGTTTCCTGGACAAACCTTGTTATGGGGAGATTATTGGTTATATGTTACGTCTCCATAAGGATGTCACTCTTGGGTAGGATATTGTGGCTATCCTGTTTATTGTCTTACGTAAATAATTGGTGATTTTTATTTGAAGGTGTGCCACTGGTTTATGAAGCACTGAGTTGGCAACATGGAGTCTTTGTTGGGTCAGCAATGAGATCTGAAGCAACGGCTGCGGCTGAGTATAAAGGTAAGACGTTATAAAAGGGAATACCTCAATTATCCCTGTATAATTCCATCTTCAAGCCTTCGTAATAAAGTATAGAAATCATTGATCAGCTACTTTTCTTCTTCACAGGCAAGGTCATAATGCATGACCCCTTTGCCATGAGGCCCTTCTTTGGCTATAATTTTGGCCGATATCTCACCCATTGGCTCAGCATGGAACACCTCCCATCTGCAAAGCTGCCCAAGATCTTCCATGTCAACTGGTTCCGTAAAGACAAACAGGGGAGTTTCCTCTGGCCAGGCTACGGAGAAAACATCCGTGTCCTCGAGTGGATGTTCAACCGGATCGACGGGAAAAACTGCGCCATGGAGACCGCCATTGGCTACATTCCGGCTGAAGGGTCTTTGAACCTGAAAGGGCTTGGAGATGTCAACATGGAAGAGCTGTTCGAAATATCCAAAGATTTCTGGGAAGACGAAGTGAAGGACATTAGGAAATACTTTGATGACCAAGTCAATGCAGATTTACCATATGAGATAGACTGGGAACTGAACTCTTTAGGGGAGAGATTAAAGCAGATGTAAGACATTTAGGGGGTCAGTGGTAGAGCACTTACGTTTTTAGAGAAGAAAATGTCTCTAAATATTGAACCTGGGTCCCCGTCAGTTGAATCTATTAACATGTGGTCTTTAGTTAGTACCGCTGCTTCCTGGGC
The genomic region above belongs to Rhinoderma darwinii isolate aRhiDar2 chromosome 13, aRhiDar2.hap1, whole genome shotgun sequence and contains:
- the PCK1 gene encoding phosphoenolpyruvate carboxykinase, cytosolic [GTP] gives rise to the protein MPSQQKTELQISGSVTQGNMNSLGPDVVDYIVTYARICLPTNIHICDGSEEENKKLLHQMEEIGMIKRLPKYENCWLARTDPRDVARIESRTVIVTQEQRDTVPVSKSGVSQLGRWMSEKDFEKAFKSRFPGCMKGRTMYVIPFSMGPIGSPLSKIGIQLTDSPYVVASMRIMTRMGTAVLEALGEGEFVKCLHSVGCPLPLKKSLVNNWPCNPELTLITHIPDRREIISFGSGYGGNSLLGKKCFALRIASRIAKEEGWLAEHMLILGITNPEGKKKYFAAAFPSACGKTNLAMMSPSLPGWKIECVGDDIAWMKFDEQGNLRAINPENGFFGVAPGTSVRTNPNAMETISKNTIFTNVAETSDGGVYWEGMDEPLAPGILTSWKNKEWTPEDGEPAAHPNSRFCTPASQCPIIDPEWESSEGVPIEGIIFGGRRPAGVPLVYEALSWQHGVFVGSAMRSEATAAAEYKGKVIMHDPFAMRPFFGYNFGRYLTHWLSMEHLPSAKLPKIFHVNWFRKDKQGSFLWPGYGENIRVLEWMFNRIDGKNCAMETAIGYIPAEGSLNLKGLGDVNMEELFEISKDFWEDEVKDIRKYFDDQVNADLPYEIDWELNSLGERLKQM